The sequence CTAGGTACAGTTGTGTACATCATAGATCTTACATGAAGATATAAATCTGTTTCAGCTGCAGCAGCTGCGACATTTGTACTATCTGAAAGAGGTGAAATTTTATCTCCAAAGTATGCGCCTGAAATAACCATTCCTGCTGTGAGAGCTGGATTTATTCCAAGTCCTGTTCCAATTCCCATAAGTGCAACCCCTATTGTGCCACCTGATGTCCAAGCACTACCAGTTGCTACTGAAACTATTGCACATAAAATACAACCTGTAGGTAAAAAAAATCTTGGTGAAATCAATTCTAATCCATAATATATCATTGCTGGAACCGATCCTGCCAAAACCCATGATCCTATTAGCATCCCTACAATCATTACAATAATTAAAGCTTCTACTGCCCGATAAACACTCTCAATCATACCTATACTTATTTCAGACCAAGTACAACCAACTTTTAATGCCATAAACCCTGCTAATATAGTTGATATTACAATAGGAATATGAGGATCTATTTTTAATACAAGCATAGAATAAACAATAATAAGTGCCATTCCAACTATAGGAACCAATGCTTCCTATATTTTTGGTTTTCTAGCTAAAGTCATAAAAATTCCCCCTTACATTTGTATAATTTATAAAATAATAAATATTTTTTATAAAAAATAACTATAAAATTATTTTTACATTTAAGAAGGTAATTTGCTAAAGAATTAAATAAAATATATTAAAAATCTCAATAATAATTTTATTAATCAGTATATATATTTTATATTATAAAAAAAATATATATTAATATTATATAACTTTTAAAAACTTTGTAAAGTTTTTATAAAAATTATTTTAAAAATATATACTTATTTCTTGTATTCTAAAATTATGTATTTAAAAATGAACAATATTTTTATAATTTTTTTTAAATTTAATTATTTTTATTTTTTAATAAAAAAGAAGATTACTATTATAAATATAATAATCTTCTAATTTTTTTATAATAACTATTTATTTAAAGATTCAACCAAAGCATCAACAAGTGTATCCATTTCATCAAGGTTTACATTGTTAGCTGATGAAGTTAACCCTACTCTTTCATTTAAAACAGTTATATCTTTTATTTGAGTTTCAAAGAATTCTTGTAATAAATCTCCAGATTTTCTAGCCCAAGAACCATTTTCAACTATTGCAACTGTTCTATTTTGTAAGTTTAAAGCTTTCATATCCATTACAAAGTTATGAATAACTGGATAAATTCCTAAATTATATGTAGGAGAAGCTATAACTATATGGCTATATTTGAATACATTTGAAATTAAATAAGATACATGAGTATTTGACACATCAAACATCTTAATATTTGTAATTCCTTTTTCAGCTAATTTAGCAGCTAGAATTTCAACAGCATTTTCTGTATTACCATACATTGAAGCATAAGCAATTAATATTCCTTTTTCTTCAGGTTCATATCTACTCCATTTATCATACTTATCAATTAAATATCCAAAATCATTTCTCCAAACTACACCATGTAAAGGACAAATAAATTTAATTTTATCAACAATTGGTCCTGCTTTTTTCAATAGATGTTGAATATGAGGTCCATATTTTCCAACAATATTTGTTAAGTAACGACGACCTTCATCTAACCAATCTCTATCCCAATTTACTTCATCATTAAATAATCTTCCATCAAGAGATTTAAACGAACCAAAAGCATCAGCCGAGAATAATGCTCCATTTGTAGTATCAAAACTTACTAATACTTCTGGCCAGTGAACCATAGGTGCTTCTAAAAATACAATTTCATGTTTACCAAATTTGAATTTATCTCCCTCTTTGGCTTCAATTAATTGATGACCATTTATACTTTTGTATCCAAATTGTCTCATAAACATAAATCCTTTTTCAGAAGAAATTATTTTCATTTTTGGATAACGAAGAGCTAATTCTTCAATCGAACCACAGTGATCTGGCTCCATATGATGTACTACTAAATAGTCTAATTCTCTACCATTTAATAAATATTCTATATTTTCAATATATTGTCTTGTTACAGACCAGTCAACAGTATCAAAAACGACTGTTTCTTTATCCAATAACATATATGAGTTATATGACACTCCTTCTGGAATAGGGTGTATATTTTCAAAAAGTGCAAGACGACGGTCATTTGCTCCAATCCAATAAAGATCTTCAGTTATTTTTCTAACATTATGCATAGTTTATCCTCCTTAATTATATTCTTATTTTGCATCTATATATCCAGATTTTGGATCTCCACAATCAGGACAAGTCCAATCTTCAGGTAAATCTTTAAATCTAGTTCCTGGTTTGATATCTGAATCCTCATCTCCTATTTCAGGATTGTATTCATGACCACAACCACTACATACATACACATGAGGACTATACACTACTTTAGGTATAACTCTCTTCATCTTCTTCATAGGTGGTGCATCTTTTTTAGCTTCTCCATTGTCCAATTCCTTAGTTAATAGAGGTAAAATTTCTGCCACATCTCCAACTATTCCATAGTCAGCATTTTTAAATATTGGTGCATTTGCATTTGTATTTATAGCAACTATTGTTGTTGCATCTTTAATTCCTTTTAAGTGTTGTAAAGCTCCTGAAATTCCACAAGCTATATAAAGATTTCCGACAAATTTTTGCCCTGACATCCCTACATAACGGTCAAGAGGTAAATATTGTAATGTTTCTGCCACTGGTCTAGAACATCCAACAGAAGCTCCTGCTTGTTTAGCTAAGTTTTCAATTAACTTCATGTTCTTTTTATCTCCAATTCCTTTTCCAGCACTTACAACTCTTTCAGATTTTCCGATTGGAGTATCAAGAGGAATACCAACTGTAAAATCATATCCATCTGCCTTTAATGCAGCTACTAATGCAGCTACTTTTTCTTTTGTAGATCCATCTTTAAATATTATATTCTTTCTAGGTCCTGTAACTGGTCCTTTTTTCTTTTTAGCAACTGCTATTGCATCTGATTTAGGAGCCTTTCCTATTAAGTGTGCAGCTATAACAACTCTTTGAATTTCATTTGTTCCTTCATAAATAGTTGTGATTTTTGCATCTCTATATGCTCTTTCTACTTCCATTCCTTTTAAATATCCAGAACCTCCAAATATTTGTACAGCATCATTTACTACTTCAAGAGCTATATCTGAAGCATATTGTTTTGCCATTGCAGATTCCATTCCATAAGGTTCATGGTGTTCTTTTAATTCAGCAGCACTATATATTAAAAATCTAGCTGTTCTTAATTTTGTTGCCATATCTGCAAGTTTAAATGAAATTGCTTGTTGGAAAGCTATTGGTTTTCCAAATTGTTCTCTTTCTTTTGCATATTCTAATGCATGTTCAAAAGCACCTTGTGCAATCCCTAATGCTTGTGCAGCTATACCTATACGTCCTCCGTCAAGGGTAGACATAGCTATTTTAAATCCATCTCCTTCTTTTCCTAAAAGATTTTCTTTAGGAACTTTTACATTATTGAATAATAATTGACAAGTTGAAGATGAACGGATACCTAATTTATCATAGTGATCTCCAAATGTAAATCCTTCCCAACCTTTTTCAACTATAAAGGCACTTATACCTTTTGTTCCTATATCAGGAGTAGTTACAGCAAAAACTACATAAGTTTCAGCAACATCAGCATTTGTTATGAAGATTTTTTCACCATTTAATATGTAATAATCTCCTTCTTTAACAGCAGTTGTTTCTGTTCCCCCAGCATCTGACCCAGCATTAGGTTCTGTTAATCCAAATGCTCCTAATTTTTCTCCCTTAGCTAATGGTGTAAGATATTTTTTCTTTTGTTCTTCTGTACCAAAAGCAAAAATAGGATATGACCCCAATGAAACATGTGCAGATAGAATAACCCCAGTCCCTCCATCAACTCTAGATAATTCTTCAACAGCTATTGCATAACTTAAAATATCTTTCCCTGCTCCACCATATTCTTTTGGATAAGGTAACCCCATAAATCCCATTTGTCCAAATTTTTTAATTGCTTCGTGTGGGAACTTATTTTCTTTATCTAATATAGCTGCGATTGGTTTAACCTCAGTTTCAACAAATTCTCTCACTTGCATACGAAGAGCTTCATGTTCTTCAGTAGTTTTAAAAAGCATACAAATTCCTCCTTAATTAAGTTTGTTTATAAAAATATATACGTTGTGTTATTCTTGACTTTTTCCCATAAAACAATATCAAATTTTAAAATTATTTATAAGGCAATAATATCACTTTTAATCTTTAAAGTCAACCTAATTAATTTAGTATTTTATAAAATTAATTTAAAATCTGAAATATTAGGAAAATATTAGAATAGATGATGATTTTTAGAGTACCTTTTGTGCTTACTATATAATATTTATATAGTAAAATATATAACATATATTAGTTTTATATTAATTATAATATTATAAAGAAAATAATTTTTTTAAATTTTTTATTTAAAACATTAAATTAATTTAATTTTGATATGAAAAGAAAAAAGAAGGTTATCTATACCTTCTTTCTGGGAAATAATAATCTATATACACTAGTGTTAGTGACGCAATTTATTAAAATATGTTCTATAATTAACATAGCTATTATATTATAAACCATATTTTAGTATTTTGTCAATAAAATTTATTCATTATTTTATAAAAAACAAAAAAAGAGGAGAAAAATATCTCCTCTAATTTTCTTATTTATTTAGAATCTATATTGTAACCCTGTTGAGATTACTGAATCTGCCCATTTCTTATCTTCTACTCTGAAATCTACATTTCCATATACTCCAAATACTGGGCTTATTTCTCTAAATGCTCCAAACCCTATCCATGTTGTATTCTTTGATTGTTTTACTCCATAGAATTTTTGCCTTGCAGCACTTCCTGTAAATCTTCCTTCATATGATAAATCTCTCTTATCTGTGTTTATCGCTTGTGTTACATAAGCTTGTAGTTTATACCTATCTCCTACATATTCTGCTCTTGCTCCTACTAAGAAATTTGTTGCTCTGTAATTCTTCCTATCTGCTTTTACTCCCCAAGATGCTTCTGATTCATTGAAACTTCCTCTTCTTAAATAATCTTGTGAGTATCCTATAAATGGTGTAAACCATCCAAATTTCTTTCCTATTTCTACATAAGCTGATAACATTTTATCATGATGTTTTATCTTTCCTGTTACTGTTTCTCCTGTTGATGTTAATAATTCTCTTTCAACTTTTGAAGAAATATTTGATAATCCTAATCTACCTGCTGTATAGAATCCATAAGGTAAATCTTGTTTTGCATAGAATGATACTCCTACCATATCACTCTTTGATTCTCCTGCATATCTATTAAAGTTTGCTTTCGCATAAGAATAATTCATCGCTACTCCAAGAGTTGTTGTTCCTTTATATTTAGTATCTATACCAAATTGTCCTCCTGTTACTCTTGTATCTGCTGATGCATATCCATCTCTTTTTAATTTCCCTCCACTTCCTATTGCTGAGAACCATACTTCTGAATCTTTATTACTATTTTTAAAATTATCTAATCCAGCTAATCTATTAGATAAATCTCTATTTATATTTTGTGCTTGTGAGAAAGTCAATGCTTGTGCTGAGGCATATATTTCTCCTGACATCATTTCTGTTGCTGATGTAAAGCCCATTGTTGTCATATTTTGCACTATGGCTCCCATAGCTAATTCTTCTTTTGTTGCTGTACCAGACATTACTTTTTTATCTAAATCTTGGAAAACATTTTCTACATTTTCTGCTACATTTTTAGTTGAAGCTTCTGCATTTTTTCCTATATATTCAACTGGATTTTGTCTTGATAATCTTGCTACTACTTTTCCATCTTGTACTTCTACATTTGCATTTCTCATTCCATTTGTTTCTACATTAGCAATATTTCCTTGAACTGACTTCCCTTCCATTACAGTATTAGATGAACCTTGTGTTGTAACATAACTATCTGATAATACTTTAACAGTTCCATCTTCTACTTTTATATTTCCTAAAACATTAAGTTTAGCTCCATTATTAAATGTTGTTGTTGAGCCTTTGTATGCAATGTAATCTCCACCTATAATAGCAGTAGTTCCATTAACCTCAACTATCCCTTTATTTCTCAAGTTAGTACCAGTTGTTATTCTAGTAGGATCTACTGTTGTTATAACATTAAAAAATGCTTCATTATATCCTATTAAAGCCTTAGGATGTAAAACTAATCTTCCTGCTTGATTTACAGTTACTTTTGAAGAATGAATTTTATGAATTTCAAGTGTTCCTCTATTTACAACACTTCCACCAGCATAAGAATTATCATTAGTTAAATGTAAAGTTCCTTCTCCAGACTTTACTAGTCCTCCAAAACCAAATATTTTATTTTCAAAATATGAAGTCTTTCCTGCTGGTATTTCAGCATTAAAGATATTTGTATTTCCATATTTAGTAACATCCATAAAAGCTCCTGGACCTTTTAATGCTCTTTCTTGATTTAACATTCCCCAACCATATTTATAATCTGGTGATGTTTTTACTCTTCTCCTCTTTTCAGCATTGGCATTTCCTGCAAGACTAGCATCTAATTCCGTATCATCTGTTGTAGTAAATAAAGTTTGACGAACTTGATCAGCTGTCATCCAATCAAATTTTTCTGCAACTAATGCTGCTGCTCTTGAAACTCTTGGAGCTGCATAAGAAGAACCAATCCCTGCCCTACCAGCAGTTGGAATAGCACTGTCATCTGCCGATATAGACCAATACTTAGCATTGTCTCCTGCATAAGCTAAACGATCTGTTCCTGTTCTATGTATATTTAATTTTCCATTTGGTTTTATATTCACTATTGGGGTTCCATCAGGAGCTGTTCCAACTCTTACAGTTTCTTTTGGTTGTATTCCAACAACAGCTATCCAGCCTTTTTCTAAATCATTTACAAGATAAGGAAGCCCTGCTTCCATTCCAACAGAATCCATATCTTGACCCGGATTAGTTTCAGTTGCCCCTTTTCTATTCCCAGCTGCCCAAACAAAAAGTCCACCATCATTGTTTACTTTTTCTTCAAAATAAGTGGCAAAAGGTTTTGAATCTCCTGCCCAAACATAATTTCTTATATTATTTTTAGTATAAGGAGCTTCTTCAATTGTAATATCCGCACCGAATGATTGATTAACAACTTTTACCTTTTGATTAAAATTAAATCTTTCAAACACTTTTTCATAGGTTTTCACATTAGGATTTACACTCTTGTTAGTTTCACTTGCCCCACCATTTCCAATACTTGCAGCAATAGCTTTAAATTTTGCTTTTCCTTTTGTACGATCTTCTAAGGTATCCATCATTACTTCTAATACTTGTACTCCATGTGAACTTGTACTTGTGTCACTATTTACTCTTGGTATAAACTCTATTCCTGGATATCTTGCTGATAACTGTGCTTTACGAACAGGATCTGTAAAATCACTATCTAATATACCTATTTTTACAGTACTTCCATTGTAAGATATAGTTTCTGTTGGAATAGTTGCTGTACTATTCTCTCTATTTCTATTTAATTTTTCCTTTAAAGCTGATATATTTCCTTTTTGACTATCCAAAGGATTAGCTACAGTTGGAAAATTATCCTCTGGAACACTTGGAGTGCTTGGTGTACTTGGTATACTTGGTGTTCCTGGATTTAGTGGCAAGTTACTAGAACCTCCCCCACCTCCTCCTCCGCCTCCACCACAACTTACAAATAGAATGGAAGCTAGAGCAATTAACATTACTTTACTTTTTAAAATTTTTTTCCTCATTGAATTTACCCTCCCTGTTTCTAAACTTGAAAACTTTTTATTTATGTATTTAATTGATTTTGTAGATTTTATTAGTTTTTTAAATTGTAACATATAAATATGACTTTTTCAATCATACTTATGCTTATTTTTTTATCCCAAATGTTTAAAAATTTTGACATTCTTTTACTAAATTCTTAAAAATGTTATAATTGAAAAAAGGAGTTGATATTATGAAAATTTTTGTTTGTGATGCATTTTCTTCTAAAATTTTTAAAGGAAATCAGGCTGGTGTTGTTATATTAGAGGAAAATGAGAATTATCCTAGGGAAACTTTAATGAAAAATATTGCTGCTGAATTAAAACATTCTGAAACTGCCTTTGTGAAGAAAATTGATAATAAAAAATTTAAAATAAGATACTTTACCCCAACTGAAGAAGTTGAATTATGTGGTCATGCAACTATTTCTGTTTTCTCAGTTTTGAGAGAATTAAATATAGTATCTGTTGGTAAATATATTGCTGAAACATTAGCTGGAAATTTAGAAATAATTATTGATAAAGATTTTATTTGGATGGATATGGCTAGTCCTAAGATAGAATATATATTTAATTTAGATGAAATTAAAGAAATCTACTCTGCATTTAACTTGGATGTAAATCAAGCTCCTAAAAATCTAATTCCAAAAGTTGTAAATACAGGTTTAAGCGATATTATTATTCCTATTGAAAATAAAGAAACTTTGGATAGCTTTGTTATGAATAAAGAAAAAGTTATAGAAATTTCAAAAAAATATAAAGTTGTAGGAGCTCATCTATTTACACTTGATAAAATAAAAAAAGTTACTGCCTTTTGTCGAAATATTGCTCCCTTAGTTGGTATAGATGAAGAATGTGCAACAGGCACATCAAATGGTGCTTTAACTCATTATTTAAAAGACTATAATATTATTTCAACACAAGATATAAATATCTTTATTCAAGGCGAATCTATGGGAAAAACTTCAACTATATTAAGTAGATATAAAGAAGATAAAAAAACTATACAAATTGGTGGTAATGCAGTAATTTCTTTTGAATGTAAACTTTACTGATTAAATTAAAAAATTAAGGGCTGTTGCAAATTATAATTCCTAATTTAAAAGTTAAAAAATAAGAAATCTACCCAGTAGTGAACTATTTTTTACTTTTTATAAAAATGCAACAGCCTATTAATTTTTTTATCCTCCAAGGTATGCTTTCTTTACTCTATCATTATATAATAAATCTTCTGCCTTTCCTTCAAGAACTATTTCTCCTGTTTCAATGACATAGGCTCTATCAGAAATAGAAAGTGCCATCTTAGCATTTTGTTCTACCAATAAAATAGTAGTCCCTTTTTCTTTTAATTGTTTTATAACTTCAAAAATTTCTTTAACAAATAGTGGTGAAAGTCCCATTGAAGGTTCATCTAAAATTAAAAGTTTAGGTCTACTCATTAAAGCTCTTCCCATAGCAAGCATTTGTTGTTCTCCACCAGATAATGTCCCTGCTAATTGATTTTTTCTTTCAGACATTCTAGGAAAAACTTTATAGAAGTTTGCTCTATCTTCTTCTTTTTTTTCAGCACTATCTTTTACTGTAAATTGTCCTAATTTTAAATTATCTTTAACAGCAAGTTTTGAGAAAATTCTTCTTCCTTCTGGAACTTGTGCTATACCTAATTTACAGATATTATGTGCCTTTTCTTTTAAAAGATTTTTTCCTTCAAATATTATAGAACCACTTTTAGGAGTTATAAGTCCAGATATTGTTTGTAATGTTGTTGTCTTTCCTGCACCATTAGCCCCTATGATAGATACAACTTCTCCTTCATTAATTTCTAATGAAATTCCTTTAAGAGCTTGTATATTATCATAAAAAACTTGTAGGTCTTTTACTTCTAACATTGCCATTATTCATCTTCCTCCTTACCTAAATATGCTTCTATAACTTGTGGATTATTTATAACTTCATTAGGCTTTCCACTTGCTAATATTTTTCCATAGTTTAGAACAACTAATCTTTCACAGATACCTAGTACCAATTTCATATCATGTTCTATTAATAAAACTGCTATTCCAAACTTATCACGAATTAATTTTATAGTATTCATTAAATCTTCAGTTTCTTTTGGGTTCATTCCTGCTGCTGGTTCATCTAAAAGAAGAATTTTTGGTTCTGTTGCCATAGCTCTTGCAATTTCTAATTTTCTTTGTTCTCCATAAGGAAGATTTCCAGCATGCATATTTGCATACTTATCTAAATCAAATATTTTTAAAAGAGCCATTGCCTTTTCTTTAGCTTCTTTTTCTTCTTTCCAATAACTTGGTAAACGAAGCATACCTGATAAAATTCCGTATTTCATACGAAAATTATATGCAGCAACCACATTATCTAAAACTGATAGATACTTAAATAGTCTTATATTTTGGAAAGTACGAGCTAAACCTTTTTTTACAAGAGCAGAAGTTGAAGTTTTTATCACATTCTCCCCATCTAATATATACTTTCCTGAACTTGCATTATATACACCTGTTAAAATGTTAAATACTGTCGTTTTTCCTGCACCATTAGGCCCTATTAATCCTATTAATTCTCCTGAATTTATTTCTAAATTAAAATTATTAACTGCTTTTAAAGCACCAAAACTAATTGATATATCTTTTGCAACTAAAAGAGGTTTTTTATTTTCCATTTACTTCACCTCTTTTCAATTTTTTAGTAAAATATGAAATTATTTTACTTATTTGAAATTCTTCTCTACCAAGTAATCCTTTTGGTCTAAATAACATCATTATAATTAAAATTAATGGGTAAACTATCATTCTATATTCTGCAAAACTTCTTAAAACTTCTGGTAAAATAGTAAGAACTATTGCTGATAATATTGAACCTGTGAAACTTCCCATTCCACCAAGTACAACCATAACAAGTATATTTATTGAATAATTATAGTCGAATTGTTTTGCACCTAAAATTCCTAAATTATGTGCATAAATTCCACCTGCTATACCAGCAAATATTGCTGATAGTACAAAGGCAAAAGTTTTATAATATGTTGTATTTATTCCAGAAGCTCCACTTGCTATTTCATCTTCACGAATAGCTAAGACTGCCCTACCATGTCTACTTGTCATAACTGAATACATAAATATAACTGAAAATATTGTTATAAAATATATCAAAGTAAAATTATTTACTCTTGGTATACCTGTTAATCCTTGTGCTCCACCTGTAAATTTAAAATATTCAATCAATACTCTTATAATTTCTCCAAAAGCCAGAGTTATAATAGCAAGATAATCTCCTGTAAGTCTTAAAGCAGGTATTCCTATTATAAAACCAATTATTCCTGCTACAAGTCCTCCAATTATCAAAGCTACAACATAGCCTGGATAACCTGATAGAAGACCAGACTTAGTTAAAAGTGCTGCTGTATATGCTCCTATTGACATAAAACCTGCATGTCCTAAGGTAATTTGTCCTAAACAACCAACTGTTACATTTAGACTTGCTGCTAAAATTACATTTATTAAAATCAAAATTAAAATTCCAACTTGATATCTACTTATGAAACCTGAACTTATCAAAGAGAATAGTATAAAATATAGAACTGTTAATAGTACATAAGTAGTTATATAACTTAATTTTTTATTCTTATCCATTTATACTTTCTCCTTTACATTCTTTCCAAGTATTCCAGTAGGTTTAAATAATAAAACTATAATTAATATTGAAAATACAAAAGCATCTGCAAGTTGTGAAGATAAATATGCTCTTGTTAAACTTTCAACAATTCCTAATATAAATCCACCTAAAACAGCACCTGGCAGTATTCCAATCCCACCTAAAACTGCTGCAATAAAGGCCTTTATTCCAAGCATTGAACCCATTAAAGGTTGTATTTGTGGATAAGCTGAAACATATAATACAGAACCTACTGCTGCAAGTCCACTACCTATTGCAAATGTTAATTGTACTGTTCTATCTACATTTATTCCAACTAATTCAGAAGCTGCATAATCTTGACTTGTTGCTATCATAGCTTTTCCATATTTAGTTTTTTTCATAAATAATTGTAATCCCACAGATAAAATAACTGTTGTAAGTATAGTTATAGCAGCTCCGAAACTAATATTTATTCCATTTCCAAAAGTTATTGGTGCTTGATTAAAAATTTTAGGAAATGATCTTGTATTTGGTGTAAATACCTTCATAAAGACATTTTCTATAAATAAACTAACTCCAATAGCAGTTATTAAATTTGATATCCTTGGTGAATTTCTAAGTGGTCTATATGCTATTCTTTCAGCTAAGCAACCTATAACTGCACAAATAATTATTGCTGGAATAACTGTTGTCCAGATTGGTAAACCCATTGATGTGAATAATGGAATTGAAAAAAGTGAAGTATATGCCCCTATCATTATAATATCACCATGTGCAAAGTTAATAAGTTGTGCTATACCATATACCATTGTATATCCTAAAGACACTAGAGCATAGATACTTCCTATTTGTAAACCATTAATTATTTGAAGTAAAAACTCCATTTTACCCTCCCATTTTCTATATCTAAAAAGATAAAACAACCTCTACTAAATTTTATGATTACTTATCTAACTCAAAAGCTTTATAGTTTTAATAAAAATATTGCATATTCTATAATGTGAGTGTTTTTTAGCAATAAATTGTAACTTTAAACTCAAAATTTAGTAAGCTATTCATATTATAAAGCAGAAGTTGTTTTTATCCTTTTATTTTAATTTTATTTTGTTACTACTGAATCAAATGTATAATCTCCATTTACTATTTTAATTATAGTTATACTCTTTACAGGGTTATTATTTTCATCAAAAGTTAATTGTCCTGTAATACCTTCAAATTGAATTTCTTTTATAGCCTTAGTTACTGCTTCTTTATCTGTTGTCCCTGCTTTTTCTATTGCTGCTTTTAAAAGATATGCTGTATCATAACTTAAAGCAGAGAATGCAGATG is a genomic window of Fusobacterium nucleatum containing:
- a CDS encoding branched-chain amino acid ABC transporter permease, with translation MDKNKKLSYITTYVLLTVLYFILFSLISSGFISRYQVGILILILINVILAASLNVTVGCLGQITLGHAGFMSIGAYTAALLTKSGLLSGYPGYVVALIIGGLVAGIIGFIIGIPALRLTGDYLAIITLAFGEIIRVLIEYFKFTGGAQGLTGIPRVNNFTLIYFITIFSVIFMYSVMTSRHGRAVLAIREDEIASGASGINTTYYKTFAFVLSAIFAGIAGGIYAHNLGILGAKQFDYNYSINILVMVVLGGMGSFTGSILSAIVLTILPEVLRSFAEYRMIVYPLILIIMMLFRPKGLLGREEFQISKIISYFTKKLKRGEVNGK
- a CDS encoding branched-chain amino acid ABC transporter permease, with amino-acid sequence MEFLLQIINGLQIGSIYALVSLGYTMVYGIAQLINFAHGDIIMIGAYTSLFSIPLFTSMGLPIWTTVIPAIIICAVIGCLAERIAYRPLRNSPRISNLITAIGVSLFIENVFMKVFTPNTRSFPKIFNQAPITFGNGINISFGAAITILTTVILSVGLQLFMKKTKYGKAMIATSQDYAASELVGINVDRTVQLTFAIGSGLAAVGSVLYVSAYPQIQPLMGSMLGIKAFIAAVLGGIGILPGAVLGGFILGIVESLTRAYLSSQLADAFVFSILIIVLLFKPTGILGKNVKEKV